In Paenibacillus sp. BIC5C1, a genomic segment contains:
- a CDS encoding DMP19 family protein: protein MNKLQEELQQLLPLDQLESMSGEEVVGSVAMDLYRVEFATIRECGPELPQVLRDTILIVDLDTELSMSGITGFLENATGQFLGETKEAMQRIGNDADAEILKNIQQMLSESGVTPEQLRENVNALSEQDVTTTLNTHGQEIHEVLQQVELEAGNLSMQSDNEEVFELLYQYVDTNKDRLKQELEHLLSN from the coding sequence ATGAACAAATTACAGGAAGAATTGCAGCAATTATTACCCTTGGATCAGCTTGAAAGCATGTCGGGTGAGGAAGTGGTGGGGAGTGTTGCCATGGATCTGTATCGTGTGGAATTTGCGACCATTCGGGAGTGCGGACCTGAACTTCCGCAGGTATTGCGAGATACCATCCTGATCGTAGACCTTGATACAGAGCTGTCCATGAGTGGCATTACTGGTTTTCTTGAAAATGCGACTGGGCAGTTTCTGGGTGAAACAAAGGAAGCAATGCAGCGAATAGGCAATGATGCAGATGCAGAAATTCTGAAGAATATCCAGCAAATGTTATCCGAAAGTGGTGTAACGCCTGAGCAGTTAAGAGAGAATGTGAATGCCCTCTCCGAACAGGATGTAACGACGACCCTGAATACGCATGGACAAGAGATCCATGAGGTTTTGCAACAGGTGGAGCTGGAAGCGGGTAATTTAAGCATGCAATCGGATAATGAAGAGGTATTTGAACTCCTTTATCAATATGTGGATACGAACAAAGATCGACTGAAACAGGAGTTGGAACACCTCTTATCTAATTGA